Below is a genomic region from Daphnia pulicaria isolate SC F1-1A chromosome 10, SC_F0-13Bv2, whole genome shotgun sequence.
ATCTCGTTTTCGGTGAACAGAGCGAACACGAAAACAACAAAGGTGGAAAGCTTAAACTTTTTGCTGAACACAATAAAGGGATCTTAAGTTAAGACGAAAGATTCGCCAAAAACCAAAAGAGCACAAGGTTACCCTGGGGATTAGTGACATGGTGGCAGTGGTCGATTCCTATATACGGTATTATCATAAGACTGAGCAGGCTGCAGGCTACATTACGACTCGGGCAAATCCAATCTAATAAGAACATAAAAAAGGCTATGCAGCCGTTGATCACTCACCCTTTGATGACGACCTAGACTATGGCGAAATGACCACATCTTGCATGAAGAGCGTCTTCCCCGGAAACGACCTAATCATAAACGATTTACATTCGCGTGGATGAATGAAGAGAGCTAGGGATATCGTAATCAGATCTGTCCACCACCACAATCTTATGAAGTATTTATACATACCGTTTTTACGCTGTCACAGTCTCTCTTCCAAGTAATATTGTATATTTTACGACGACCAGCAGAGTTTCTCCAGTCCAAAGAATGTTGTTAAGAGCGAAGTGGTGCTGGAATCTGGGGCCCCcgttaagaaaatatttgtttaaattttcatcGTCACGTATTATAACTTAAGATAGAGCAATATTGGTTCACTATACTCATTAATACTCAAACTACAAACAACCTAGCACAACGAAAAGTGTGTTAGGATTTTTCGAGAATACAATGTTCGGATAACAAGCtatatttcaaaagaaaaattcaccaTAAACTCAACATATACCTTATAGCGCCTTATAGTTGCAGGATTCGCTACGTCAGAGCGGAAATTCTTTTGCAACATATCAACCCCTTTTGTGAAGACTCCATACATTGTGTCCTGGATGATAGAAATAGTGATTTATGAACAATGTTCATGTTAATGAATAATACTTTCCTACATTTAAATGAAAACCTTTCTTAATAACTGCAAGAAACTTATTTTGTATTATCCATTACTTGTATTAGCCTCACTTGGATGCCATATATTATTCAAGAAACTTGAAAGGAGAAAGCAATGAAGTTTAAAAAGttgcaagaaatttttttgatcaATTTTAAAGCCTAGTGCACAAGCTGCTTGGTCATACAATAAATGCAAGGGGCAACTTTTTGGTTCAGTTTGAAATTCTCATAATATGAATAATTTCTTAGGCtacatttcaaagaaaattgtaCAAAATAACAATAGAGTCAAGGAAACAATGGTAATAATTGGCTGACTGGTTTAATCATTTTGAATGGCTTTTCAAGGGTAGAATGCCAAGGTAAAAGCACCCACATTTTACCTGCATGGATGTAAGGCCTAGAACTTTTCCTCGTTGAAAAATATCGAATGAAAAGTATCacaattcacaattcacaataTGCCTCCTTCGAGCACGCTTCCAGCTCGACCGCATGGTCAAAATTTATAACCGGTCTGAAATCTTAATGACTCTGCTGTCTGCTGGTTCGTCTGCATAATTAAAGTTCACTTTTTCagctttttgccttttttattatagagttAAACGTAAAACAAAGATCTTTtacaaaattatatttatcCTAGCAATTAAAATTCCCAAGAGGTGCATCATGCTTACAGTTAAAGCAAacagaataagaaaataataatatttaaccaaagcttgaaattgaatttttcgtgGGGAATAGGTACAAATTCATTACTTTtgatcaattttcttttaggtTCTTTGTGCAGCATTTCTGTTAACCTTAATTACTTTTGTAGTTTTGTAATTATAGTCATTTGACTCCTCCGGATCCACCCCTAAGGGAGGAATGGACGAATGGTTGTGATGACGACTGAGACGACAGCTCAGCTCAGCAACTCGTCGTCTGCTGCTTgtttgttgataaaataaattgtttgagTGATATTCGATGCAATCCGAGAAATATACCAAATGTATTATGCTTAACTCACGAAAGCTGAGACATTTCTAATCCATGAGTCTTTCTTCCAGCTGTACTCGTGATGGTACGTACACTCTaatacttattttttaatgtataTTCTAATATGTAATATTCTTGaatgttcatttttcaaacagaGTGCATACGGTTCGTCGTCGATTTCTTGGAAGTATCAGTTCATCAGATTTTGTGGACACGCAATTTATATCCAAAGGAAATTTTCAGGCAAACACAAATGTTTAATGTTTTGGTCTACGTGAGTTGCAAATAGTTTAGTTCAcaatattcaaaaataattttgatggtTTCTTTTACATATTTCTTATTCAGAAATCAATCCATCCTGAGGTTAACAGTTATGTAAATAATACCCtaaataccattaaaacacTGTTATCAAGTGATTTTGTAGAGAAATTGGTAATGGTCATCAAGGATAATGGCAAACCTATTGAAAGATTTGTCTTTTCATTCCATTGCTACTACAAGACAACTccaaggtaattttttttaaatcattaacCAACACTGTTTATGCTTGATGACTGTGATAGAACATTTTATTAATGCAGTGGAAAAGTTATATTGAATGTGACTGAAGTCCGGCAACAAGCAAGAGCAATATGGTTGACAATGATGCAGAGATTTG
It encodes:
- the LOC124314477 gene encoding mitotic spindle assembly checkpoint protein MAD2B-like, which codes for MSLSSSCTRDECIRFVVDFLEVSVHQILWTRNLYPKEIFRQTQMFNVLVYKSIHPEVNSYVNNTLNTIKTLLSSDFVEKLVMVIKDNGKPIERFVFSFHCYYKTTPSGKVILNVTEVRQQARAIWLTMMQRFGSEIQGNRGDCTFAFEIHTMNVTYDKILERESKTEDFQWIVADKIMNPNSVVPIRKLDSHPFCIDVYTEDYRDDDS